A window of Grus americana isolate bGruAme1 chromosome 21, bGruAme1.mat, whole genome shotgun sequence contains these coding sequences:
- the ATP13A2 gene encoding polyamine-transporting ATPase 13A2 isoform X8, translated as MSSDSSRLLGNQRPGYGTLQRDADKSLMEVTGYQTATWRVALCHACSVLTAGLLLILFHWKPSLEVRAKCKPCALAQADWLIVRDRFGQCFPTRVRTETLGEGSLEHHPGARLEERRTSIAIGVSEEEESRDTIRLHEKEEKNTLRYYLFEGMRYIWIDRRQAFCKVSVLDDGWTCADLHLSQAGLDQQDHNTRRKIYGPNVIEVPVKSYARLLVEEVLNPFYIFQVFSIVLWVCDAYYYYAACIFLISTVSLGLSLYETRKQSSTLQKMAKMSVGVRVRRPGGEEMVVSSADLVPGDCISLPADGMLVPCDAALLTGECMVNESMLTGESVPVMKTPLPAGGQAAGTVYSPEEHRRHTLFCGTQVIQAKSYVGREVLAVVTRTGFCTAKGDLISSILYPKPVSFKFYKDAVKFVLFLAVLGPRGTNHHPCPRPRHRHRAPGSAGRDDRGHHLRPEQAEETGYLLHQPSPHQPLREDPPGLLRQGESRASPWDRDLGAGRDPLSSSPRPASPTPPQTGTLTEEGLDVWGVVPLENNRFVPIVHEPRRLPAGPLLYSLAACHTVLLLRAQPVGDPVDLKMVESTGWHLEMTEEEEGEPPVFQQFGTKVLAVMRPPPEEEQPRGTKHRTPVGILRRFPFSSSLQRMSVLVKLPGEASAHVYAKGAPETVASLCRKETVPVDFSQTLRRYTTDGFRVLGLACKPLSAVTTFEEALQLPRDSVESGLTFLGFLVMKNVLKPESAPVIRLLRNANVRPVMVTGDNMLTAVNVARSCRMVEPKERVVFVSASPPGHDRPAALRFLLAEHSQGEEPLEALHRRDGPFLRPQPRHLALNGKSFAVVCEHFPDLLPKILVRATVFARMSPEQKAQLVCSLQELDYCVGMCGDGANDCGALKAADVGISLSEAEASVASPFTSRAANIECVPTVIREGRCSLVTSFGVFKYMALYSLVQFVSVLLLYTINTNLSDFQFLFFDLIITTTVAVLMGRTGPAQELGVERPQGALISVLVLGSLLLQTALLITVQVLSYFITVSQSWYVPLNSTVTAPQNLPNYENTVLFCVTGFQYLILAVAMSKGYPFREPLYTNVLFLVVLILLFSLMIWLTLYPLGFPKTLLKLQGIDDLNFKLLLLGIATLNFFAAFVLETALDHGLLSCLRKLRRKKASKKLFKRLEKELSQQQPSWPPLNEPLFATPKMSIAVR; from the exons ATGAGCTCAG acagcagcaggCTGTTGGGGAACCAGCGGCCAGGCTACGGGACGCTGCAGCGAGACGCCGATAAATCCCTCATG GAGGTCACGGGCTACCAGACCGCGACGTGGCGGGTGGCCCTGTGCCACGCGTGCTCGGTGCTGACGGCGGGGCTGCTCCTCATCCTCTTCCACTGGAAACCGAGCCTGGAGGTGCGGGCGAAGTGCAAGCCCTGCGCCCTGGCCCAGGCCGACTGGCTCATCGTCAGA GACCGATTCGGACAGTGCTTCCCCACCCGCGTGCGCACGGAGACGCTGGGCGAGGGCAG CCTGGAGCATCaccctggggccaggctggaggagcgGAGGACCAGCATCGCCATCGGCGTgtcggaggaggaggagagccgGGACACCATCCGGCTCCACGAGAAGGAAGAG AAGAACACCTTGCGGTACTATCTCTTCGAGGGCATGCGCTACATCTGGATCGACCGGCGGCAAGCCTTCTGCAAAGTCAG CGTCTTGGACGACGGCTGGACCTGCGCGGATCTCCACTTATCCCAGGCTGGGCTCGACCAGCAAGACCACAACACCAG AAGGAAGATCTACGGCCCGAATGTCATCGAGGTGCCGGTCAAGTCCTACGCGAGGCTGTTGGTGGAGGAG GTGCTCAATCCCTTCTACATCTTCCAAGTGTTCAGCATCGTGCTGTGGGTCTGCGACGCCTATTACTACTACGCCGCCTGCATCTTCCTCATCTCCACCGTCTCCTTGGGGCTGTCCCTCTACGAGACGAGGAAG CAAAGCTCCACGCTGCAAAAAATGGCCAAGATGTCAGTCGGGGTCCGAGTGCGTCGCCCCGGCGGAG aggaGATGGTGGTGAGCTCCGCAGATCTGGTGCCGGGCGATTGCATCAGCCTCCCCGCGGACGGGATGCTGGTCCCTTGCGACGCCGCGCTGCTGACGGGCGAGTGCATGGTCAACGAGAGCATGCTGACGG GGGAGAGCGTGCCGGTGATGAAAACGCCTCTCCCGGCTGGCGGGCAGGCAGCCGGCACCGTCTATTCGCCCGAGGAGCACCGGCGGCACACGTTGTTCTGCGGGACCCAGGTCATCCAAGCCAAATCCTACGTGGGCAGAGAAGTGCTGGCCGTGGTGACGCGCACAG GGTTTTGCACGGCCAAAGGGGACCTCATCAGCTCCATCCTCTACCCCAAACCCGTGAGCTTCAAGTTCTACAAGGATGCCGTGAAGTTCGTCCTCTTCCTCGCCGTCCTGG gtccccgtGGGACAAATCATCATCCGTGCCCTCGACCTCGTCACCGTCATCGTGCCCCCGGCTCTGCCGGCCGCGATGACCGTGGGCACCATCTACGCCCAGAGCAGGCTGAAGAAACGGGGTATCTTCTGCATCAGCCCTCCCCGCATCAACCTCTGCGGGAAGATCCGCCTGGTTTGCTTCGACAAGGTGAGTCTCGGGCATCGCCGTGGGACCGCGATTTGGGGGCTGGCCGGGACCcgctctcctcttccccccgccccgcctcccccacccccccgcagaCAGGAACCCTGACGGAGGAAGGTCTGGATGTCTGGGGGGTGGTCCCGCTGGAGAACAACCGCTTCGTGCCCATCGTCCACGAGCCCCGCCGCCTGCCCGCCGGTCCCCTGCTCTACTCCCTGGCTGCCTGCCACACCGTCCTGCTGCTGCGGGCGCAGCCCGTCGGGGACCCCGTGGATCTCAAGATGGTGGAGTCCACCGGCTGG CACCTGGAGAtgacggaggaggaggaaggcgagCCGCCCGTCTTCCAGCAGTTTGGGACGAAGGTCTTGGCCGTGATGAGACCTCCGCCCGAGGAGGAACAGCCGCGAGGCACG AAGCACCGGACGCCCGTGGGGATCCTCCGGcgtttccccttctcctcctccttgcagaGGATGAGCGTCCTGGTGAAGCTGCCCGGCGAAGCCTCTGCCCACGTCTACGCCAAGGGCGCGCCGGAGACGGTGGCCAGCCTCTGCCGGAAGGAAACGG TGCCCGTGGATTTCTCCCAGACGCTGCGACGCTACACCACGGATGGTTTCAGGGTCCTGGGTCTGGCTTGCAAACCCCTGAGCGCCGTGACCACCTTCGAGGAGGCCCTGCAGCTCCCGAG AGACTCCGTGGAGAGCGGCTTGACCTTCCTGGGGTTCCTCGTCATGAAAAACGTCCTCAAGCCGGAATCCGCGCCCGTCATCCGCCTCCTGAGGAACGCCAACGTCCGCCCTGTCATGGTGACAG GAGACAACATGCTGACGGCCGTCAACGTGGCCAGGAGCTGCCGCATGGTGGAGCCGAAAGAGCGGGTCGTCTTCGTCAGCGCCTCCCCGCCCGGCCACGACCGACCCGCCGCTCTGAGGTTCCTCCTCGCCGAGCACTCCCAGGGCGAAGAGCCCCTCGAG GCTCTGCACCGACGGGACGGCCCCTTCCTGCGGCCGCAGCCCCGCCACTTGGCGCTGAACGGCAAATCCTTCGCCGTGGTTTGCGAGCACTTCCCCGACCTGCTGCCCAAG ATCCTCGTCCGAGCCACCGTGTTCGCCCGCATGTCGCCTGAGCAGAAGGCGCAGCTGGTGTGCAGCCTGCAGGAGCTCGA CTACTGCGTGGGGATGTGCGGGGACGGCGCCAACGACTGCGGGGCTCTGAAAGCGGCCGACGTGGGCATCTCGCTGTCGGAGGCGGAGGCGTCGGTGGCATCGCCGTTCACCTCCCGCGCGGCCAACATCGAGTGCGTGCCCACCGTCATCCG ggagggcaggtGCTCGCTGGTCACCTCCTTCGGTGTCTTTAAGTACATGGCCCTGTACAGCCTGGTGCAGTTCGTGTCCGTCCTGCTGCTCTACACG ATCAACACCAACCTGAGCGATTTCCAGTTTCTCTTCTTCGACCTGATCATCACCACCACCGTGGCGGTGCTGATGGGTCGGACCGGTCCTGCCCAGGAGCTGGGAGTGGAACGTCCCCAAGGAGCGTTGATCAGCGTCCTCgtgctgggcagcctgctcctccAAACGGCTTTGCTCATCACCGTGCAAGTCCTCAGCTACTTCATCACCGTCTCGCAGAGCTG GTACGTGCCGCTGAACAGCACGGTGACGGCCCCCCAAAACCTGCCCAACTACGAGAACACGGTCCTCTTCTGTGTCACGGGCTTCCAGTACCTCATCCTGGCCGTCGCCATGTCCAAGGGGTACCCGTTCCGGGAGCCGCTCTACACCAACG TGCTCTTCTTGGTcgtcctcatcctcctcttcagcCTCATGATCTGGCTGACCCTCTACCCGCTGGGCTTCCCCAAAACCCTGCTGAAGCTGCAGGGCATCGACGATTTGAATTTCAAGCTGTTGCTGCTGGGGATCGCCACCCTCAACTTCTTCGCCGCCTTCGTGCTGGAG ACCGCCCTGGACCACGGCTTGCTCAGCTGCCTCCGCAAGCTGCGACGAAAAAAAGCATCCAAGAAGCTTTTTAAGaggctggagaaggagctgagccagcagcagccatcCTGGCCGCCCCTTAACGAACCCCTCTTCGCGACGCCCAAGATGTCCATCGCCGTGAGATAG
- the ATP13A2 gene encoding polyamine-transporting ATPase 13A2 isoform X9: MSSDSSRLLGNQRPGYGTLQRDADKSLMEVTGYQTATWRVALCHACSVLTAGLLLILFHWKPSLEVRAKCKPCALAQADWLIVRDRFGQCFPTRVRTETLGEGSLEHHPGARLEERRTSIAIGVSEEEESRDTIRLHEKEENTLRYYLFEGMRYIWIDRRQAFCKVSVLDDGWTCADLHLSQAGLDQQDHNTRRKIYGPNVIEVPVKSYARLLVEEVLNPFYIFQVFSIVLWVCDAYYYYAACIFLISTVSLGLSLYETRKQSSTLQKMAKMSVGVRVRRPGGEEMVVSSADLVPGDCISLPADGMLVPCDAALLTGECMVNESMLTGESVPVMKTPLPAGGQAAGTVYSPEEHRRHTLFCGTQVIQAKSYVGREVLAVVTRTGFCTAKGDLISSILYPKPVSFKFYKDAVKFVLFLAVLAFVGTAYSVVILVKNQVPVGQIIIRALDLVTVIVPPALPAAMTVGTIYAQSRLKKRGIFCISPPRINLCGKIRLVCFDKTGTLTEEGLDVWGVVPLENNRFVPIVHEPRRLPAGPLLYSLAACHTVLLLRAQPVGDPVDLKMVESTGWHLEMTEEEEGEPPVFQQFGTKVLAVMRPPPEEEQPRGTKHRTPVGILRRFPFSSSLQRMSVLVKLPGEASAHVYAKGAPETVASLCRKETVPVDFSQTLRRYTTDGFRVLGLACKPLSAVTTFEEALQLPRDSVESGLTFLGFLVMKNVLKPESAPVIRLLRNANVRPVMVTGDNMLTAVNVARSCRMVEPKERVVFVSASPPGHDRPAALRFLLAEHSQGEEPLEALHRRDGPFLRPQPRHLALNGKSFAVVCEHFPDLLPKILVRATVFARMSPEQKAQLVCSLQELDYCVGMCGDGANDCGALKAADVGISLSEAEASVASPFTSRAANIECVPTVIREGRCSLVTSFGVFKYMALYSLVQFVSVLLLYTINTNLSDFQFLFFDLIITTTVAVLMGRTGPAQELGVERPQGALISVLVLGSLLLQTALLITVQVLSYFITVSQSWYVPLNSTVTAPQNLPNYENTVLFCVTGFQYLILAVAMSKGYPFREPLYTNVLFLVVLILLFSLMIWLTLYPLGFPKTLLKLQGIDDLNFKLLLLGIATLNFFAAFVLETALDHGLLSCLRKLRRKKASKKLFKRLEKELSQQQPSWPPLNEPLFATPKMSIAVR; this comes from the exons ATGAGCTCAG acagcagcaggCTGTTGGGGAACCAGCGGCCAGGCTACGGGACGCTGCAGCGAGACGCCGATAAATCCCTCATG GAGGTCACGGGCTACCAGACCGCGACGTGGCGGGTGGCCCTGTGCCACGCGTGCTCGGTGCTGACGGCGGGGCTGCTCCTCATCCTCTTCCACTGGAAACCGAGCCTGGAGGTGCGGGCGAAGTGCAAGCCCTGCGCCCTGGCCCAGGCCGACTGGCTCATCGTCAGA GACCGATTCGGACAGTGCTTCCCCACCCGCGTGCGCACGGAGACGCTGGGCGAGGGCAG CCTGGAGCATCaccctggggccaggctggaggagcgGAGGACCAGCATCGCCATCGGCGTgtcggaggaggaggagagccgGGACACCATCCGGCTCCACGAGAAGGAAGAG AACACCTTGCGGTACTATCTCTTCGAGGGCATGCGCTACATCTGGATCGACCGGCGGCAAGCCTTCTGCAAAGTCAG CGTCTTGGACGACGGCTGGACCTGCGCGGATCTCCACTTATCCCAGGCTGGGCTCGACCAGCAAGACCACAACACCAG AAGGAAGATCTACGGCCCGAATGTCATCGAGGTGCCGGTCAAGTCCTACGCGAGGCTGTTGGTGGAGGAG GTGCTCAATCCCTTCTACATCTTCCAAGTGTTCAGCATCGTGCTGTGGGTCTGCGACGCCTATTACTACTACGCCGCCTGCATCTTCCTCATCTCCACCGTCTCCTTGGGGCTGTCCCTCTACGAGACGAGGAAG CAAAGCTCCACGCTGCAAAAAATGGCCAAGATGTCAGTCGGGGTCCGAGTGCGTCGCCCCGGCGGAG aggaGATGGTGGTGAGCTCCGCAGATCTGGTGCCGGGCGATTGCATCAGCCTCCCCGCGGACGGGATGCTGGTCCCTTGCGACGCCGCGCTGCTGACGGGCGAGTGCATGGTCAACGAGAGCATGCTGACGG GGGAGAGCGTGCCGGTGATGAAAACGCCTCTCCCGGCTGGCGGGCAGGCAGCCGGCACCGTCTATTCGCCCGAGGAGCACCGGCGGCACACGTTGTTCTGCGGGACCCAGGTCATCCAAGCCAAATCCTACGTGGGCAGAGAAGTGCTGGCCGTGGTGACGCGCACAG GGTTTTGCACGGCCAAAGGGGACCTCATCAGCTCCATCCTCTACCCCAAACCCGTGAGCTTCAAGTTCTACAAGGATGCCGTGAAGTTCGTCCTCTTCCTCGCCGTCCTGG CTTTTGTCGGCACGGCGTACAGCGTCGTCATCTTGGTTAAAAACCAG gtccccgtGGGACAAATCATCATCCGTGCCCTCGACCTCGTCACCGTCATCGTGCCCCCGGCTCTGCCGGCCGCGATGACCGTGGGCACCATCTACGCCCAGAGCAGGCTGAAGAAACGGGGTATCTTCTGCATCAGCCCTCCCCGCATCAACCTCTGCGGGAAGATCCGCCTGGTTTGCTTCGACAAG aCAGGAACCCTGACGGAGGAAGGTCTGGATGTCTGGGGGGTGGTCCCGCTGGAGAACAACCGCTTCGTGCCCATCGTCCACGAGCCCCGCCGCCTGCCCGCCGGTCCCCTGCTCTACTCCCTGGCTGCCTGCCACACCGTCCTGCTGCTGCGGGCGCAGCCCGTCGGGGACCCCGTGGATCTCAAGATGGTGGAGTCCACCGGCTGG CACCTGGAGAtgacggaggaggaggaaggcgagCCGCCCGTCTTCCAGCAGTTTGGGACGAAGGTCTTGGCCGTGATGAGACCTCCGCCCGAGGAGGAACAGCCGCGAGGCACG AAGCACCGGACGCCCGTGGGGATCCTCCGGcgtttccccttctcctcctccttgcagaGGATGAGCGTCCTGGTGAAGCTGCCCGGCGAAGCCTCTGCCCACGTCTACGCCAAGGGCGCGCCGGAGACGGTGGCCAGCCTCTGCCGGAAGGAAACGG TGCCCGTGGATTTCTCCCAGACGCTGCGACGCTACACCACGGATGGTTTCAGGGTCCTGGGTCTGGCTTGCAAACCCCTGAGCGCCGTGACCACCTTCGAGGAGGCCCTGCAGCTCCCGAG AGACTCCGTGGAGAGCGGCTTGACCTTCCTGGGGTTCCTCGTCATGAAAAACGTCCTCAAGCCGGAATCCGCGCCCGTCATCCGCCTCCTGAGGAACGCCAACGTCCGCCCTGTCATGGTGACAG GAGACAACATGCTGACGGCCGTCAACGTGGCCAGGAGCTGCCGCATGGTGGAGCCGAAAGAGCGGGTCGTCTTCGTCAGCGCCTCCCCGCCCGGCCACGACCGACCCGCCGCTCTGAGGTTCCTCCTCGCCGAGCACTCCCAGGGCGAAGAGCCCCTCGAG GCTCTGCACCGACGGGACGGCCCCTTCCTGCGGCCGCAGCCCCGCCACTTGGCGCTGAACGGCAAATCCTTCGCCGTGGTTTGCGAGCACTTCCCCGACCTGCTGCCCAAG ATCCTCGTCCGAGCCACCGTGTTCGCCCGCATGTCGCCTGAGCAGAAGGCGCAGCTGGTGTGCAGCCTGCAGGAGCTCGA CTACTGCGTGGGGATGTGCGGGGACGGCGCCAACGACTGCGGGGCTCTGAAAGCGGCCGACGTGGGCATCTCGCTGTCGGAGGCGGAGGCGTCGGTGGCATCGCCGTTCACCTCCCGCGCGGCCAACATCGAGTGCGTGCCCACCGTCATCCG ggagggcaggtGCTCGCTGGTCACCTCCTTCGGTGTCTTTAAGTACATGGCCCTGTACAGCCTGGTGCAGTTCGTGTCCGTCCTGCTGCTCTACACG ATCAACACCAACCTGAGCGATTTCCAGTTTCTCTTCTTCGACCTGATCATCACCACCACCGTGGCGGTGCTGATGGGTCGGACCGGTCCTGCCCAGGAGCTGGGAGTGGAACGTCCCCAAGGAGCGTTGATCAGCGTCCTCgtgctgggcagcctgctcctccAAACGGCTTTGCTCATCACCGTGCAAGTCCTCAGCTACTTCATCACCGTCTCGCAGAGCTG GTACGTGCCGCTGAACAGCACGGTGACGGCCCCCCAAAACCTGCCCAACTACGAGAACACGGTCCTCTTCTGTGTCACGGGCTTCCAGTACCTCATCCTGGCCGTCGCCATGTCCAAGGGGTACCCGTTCCGGGAGCCGCTCTACACCAACG TGCTCTTCTTGGTcgtcctcatcctcctcttcagcCTCATGATCTGGCTGACCCTCTACCCGCTGGGCTTCCCCAAAACCCTGCTGAAGCTGCAGGGCATCGACGATTTGAATTTCAAGCTGTTGCTGCTGGGGATCGCCACCCTCAACTTCTTCGCCGCCTTCGTGCTGGAG ACCGCCCTGGACCACGGCTTGCTCAGCTGCCTCCGCAAGCTGCGACGAAAAAAAGCATCCAAGAAGCTTTTTAAGaggctggagaaggagctgagccagcagcagccatcCTGGCCGCCCCTTAACGAACCCCTCTTCGCGACGCCCAAGATGTCCATCGCCGTGAGATAG